One Phoenix dactylifera cultivar Barhee BC4 chromosome 8, palm_55x_up_171113_PBpolish2nd_filt_p, whole genome shotgun sequence genomic window carries:
- the LOC103712887 gene encoding uncharacterized protein LOC103712887 → MAAVLLTLPTQSALPLSFRPPRKKTPIPLSALATAYRARAPYPLMEGQSRRFHRLPSGLNMEVIFQKGLSSAAVAAAAAEEEAEKGRRPPPLVFVHGSFHAAWCWAERWLPFFSRAGLDCYALSLLGQGESDVPTGAVAGTLQTHTSDIADFIRKEVSLPPVLIGHSFGGLIVQSYISNMMDQYSSSQTSSDDRNACHPLLAGAVLVCSVPPSGNSGLVWRYLMTKPIAAIKVTLSLAAKAFANSLPLCRETFFSSTMEDQLVLRYQELMKESSKLPLFDLKKLNASLPVPSVSKNSIQLLVMGSSDDFIVDAEGLHETAKFYDMHPVCVEDVAHDMMLDSSWEKGAEIILSWLKNLHYEKIP, encoded by the exons ATGGCGGCCGTCCTTCTCACGCTCCCGACGCAATCCGCTCTACCCTTATCCTTCCGGCCGCCTAGGAAAAAGACCCCGATACCCCTCTCAGCCCTCGCCACCGCGTACAGGGCGCGAGCTCCGTACCCGCTGATGGAGGGGCAGTCTCGTCGTTTCCACCGGCTGCCCTCCGGCCTCAACATGGAGGTCATCTTCCAGAAGGGCCTCTCGTCGGCCGCGGTGGCGGCGgccgcggcggaggaggaggcggagaaAGGAAGGCGCCCTCCGCCTCTGGTGTTCGTCCACGGGAGCTTCCACGCAGCCTGGTGCTGGGCCGAACGCtggctccccttcttctcccgcGCCGGCTTAGACTGCTACGCCCTCAGCCTCTTGGGCCAG GGTGAAAGTGATGTGCCTACAGGAGCAGTAGCAGGCACTCTCCAG ACACATACAAGTGATATAGCTGATTTCATCCGAAAAGAGGTCAGCCTGCCACCCGTTTTGATTGGACATTCATTTGGAGGACTCATTGTGCAGTCATACATTTCAAACATGATGGATCAGTATTCCTCCAGTCAAACATCTTCTGATG ATAGGAATGCTTGTCACCCACTGCTTGCAGGAGCTGTGCTTGTATGTTCTGTTCCTCCTTCTGGAAATAG TGGTCTAGTGTGGCGGTATCTCATGACCAAGCCGATTGCCGCTATTAAG GTAACGCTGAGCTTGGCTGCAAAAGCTTTTGCAAATTCTCTGCCCCTTTGCAGAGAAACATTTTTTTCTTCAACAATGGAAGATCAACTAGTCCTAAG GTATCAGGAGCTAATGAAAGAAAGTTCGAAGCTGCCATTATTCGACCTAAAAAAGCTTAATGCATCTTTGCCTGTACCTTCAGTGTCAAAGAATTCTATACAACTCCTTGTAATGGGTTCAAGTGATGATTTCATAGTT GACGCAGAAGGGCTTCATGAAACAGCAAAGTTTTATGATATGCATCCAGTTTGCGTGGAAGATGTTGCCCATGATATGATGTTAGATTCTTCATGGGAAAAAGGTGCAGAAATAATTTTGTCATGGCTGAAGAACTTACATTATGAGAAAATTCCTTGA
- the LOC103712886 gene encoding myb-related protein 305-like, with the protein MSEKRGSNKYEEDKMELRRGPWTLEEDALLIHYIACHGEGRWNLLAKCSGLKRTGKSCRLRWLNYLKPDVKRGNLSPEEQFLILELHSKWGNRWSRIAQHLPGRTDNEIKNYWRTRVQKQARQLKIDANSSMFRDAVRCYWMPRLLENMGSSQSMPSLVDSNATTTAGMMEQTPHGPPHQFSNPPMHRPFESCSSYEPPGSENHSPSTSSRSMALPQLPNLSEFSSGHPDNYSGLSFNPFMTGHFVNNSYGLDAMDLDPVVSAAQLGFSVSDYTMADNNCVDNIGDALWNMDELWYARKLNEWGGI; encoded by the exons ATGTCTGAAAAGAGGGGATCCAACAAATATGAGGAGGACAAGATGGAGCTCAGGAGGGGGCCTTGGACTCTCGAGGAGGACGCCCTCCTCATCCACTACATTGCTTGCCATGGCGAAGGCCGGTGGAATCTCCTCGCTAAGTGCTCGG GCTTGAagagaacaggtaagagttgcAGGCTTAGGTGGCTGAATTACTTAAAACCAGATGTAAAACGCGGCAACCTCTCTCCGGAGGAGCAGTTCTTGATCCTTGAACTCCATTCCAAGTGGGGAAACCG TTGGTCCAGGATTGCGCAACATCTACCAGGGAGGACCGACAACGAGATCAAGAACTATTGGAGAACCCGGGTTCAGAAGCAAGCAAGGCAGCTCAAGATCGACGCCAACAGCAGCATGTTCAGAGACGCTGTCCGTTGCTACTGGATGCCGAGATTGCTCGAGAACATGGGTTCATCTCAATCCATGCCATCTCTAGTAGACTCCAATGCTACGACCACCGCCGGTATGATGGAGCAAACTCCGCATGGGCCTCCCCACCAGTTCTCGAATCCACCCATGCACCGCCCATTTGAGAGCTGCAGCTCCTACGAGCCGCCGGGCTCCGAGAATCACAGTCCCAGCACCTCCTCCCGCTCGATGGCGCTGCCCCAACTCCCAAACTTGTCCGAATTCTCATCGGGCCATCCCGATAATTACAGCGGTCTCTCCTTCAATCCATTCATGACCGGCCACTTCGTTAACAATAGTTACGGCCTAGACGCTATGGATCTAGACCCAGTAGTGTCGGCAGCGCAGCTTGGCTTTTCAGTCTCAGACTACACCATGGCTGACAATAATTGCGTCGACAACATTGGTGATGCCTTGTGGAACATGGATGAGTTATGGTATGCAAGAAAGCTAAATGAGTGGGGTGGAATCTAG